CATTTCTCCTGTGATGTAATCCAGCCTTTTCCCAACAGTCGCCTTGGCCTCATCTGTGTCCTGTTTCACCAATACAGGCCCTATCAGCTTGTAGACAGAGTTAGACGAGTCCAGGAGGTCCAGTTCCTAAAGGCAGCCCAGGAGACAGATGGGGGAGAATAGTTAAAAAGTGACGGAGTGGCAACTGGGGTGGCAGAAGACAAGTGGTGAAGGCATTCAGAAAGgatgtgccggggggggggatgggggtgcACAGGCGCTCACCTCCTTCACAATGTTATTCTCAGTCAGCTGAGCCTCTAGTTTTTGCCGGGCGTTCATACACTTGCTGAGGTCTAGAAGGGGGCACAGAAGACAGACATTTCCTCAGCAAAAACCCACTGTAGGGGGATTGCTGGCTGTTCACAGCAGCTCCTCGGGGACAGCTGCTTCTTGCCTTTGTATTAAAAGAAGCTCCCTGTTTACCCCCTGACATCATGGTAAGTGCCTGAAATCTAATTACGTTTGCTGTCCCAAATGCTGTTGATCTAGCAGGGGTCCCCATCAGGGGGACTAATAACCCAAGGGGTACtcagagctctcctgcctccccacactccAGCTGCACTACTTCTTCCCCATCTGAGGACTGCTGGCTTGAAGCCAAAGTGTCCTCAGCGAtgcaaaaggggagggaggaggatggacccctcctcctctgctcctaatTAGCTGGTGACATGATGAA
Above is a window of Hemicordylus capensis ecotype Gifberg chromosome 2, rHemCap1.1.pri, whole genome shotgun sequence DNA encoding:
- the PFDN6 gene encoding prefoldin subunit 6, whose amino-acid sequence is MADAVQKKLQGELEKYQQLQKDLSKCMNARQKLEAQLTENNIVKEELDLLDSSNSVYKLIGPVLVKQDTDEAKATVGKRLDYITGEIKRYDSQMQEYEKKSEQQRETLARLQQEFQKAQAKGAIKA